In one window of Halomarina pelagica DNA:
- a CDS encoding alpha/beta fold hydrolase: protein MSFVLVPGAWLGGWCWKHLTPLLREEGQEVYTPTLTGLGERVHLARPDTDLETHVRDIVNVLEYEDLEDVVLVGHSYAGLVVVGVAEEVPERLAHVVYLDALVPMGDEPVSASDFYPPDEWTTMEAAAEGNDGGWPMPDDHSGWVGISDEDTQWMREKAAPHPLNTFKQAVATENPDATAIPYSYILCQRNGMDDGVLEMVRQLCDERAWDLYELNTGHWPMVSAPDRLAQHLLDIL from the coding sequence ATGTCGTTCGTCCTCGTTCCCGGTGCATGGCTCGGGGGTTGGTGTTGGAAGCATCTCACACCACTGCTCCGCGAAGAGGGGCAGGAGGTGTACACTCCCACACTGACGGGCCTCGGCGAACGAGTACATCTCGCTCGCCCTGACACCGACCTGGAGACACACGTTCGCGACATCGTGAACGTTCTTGAGTACGAAGATCTTGAGGATGTTGTCCTTGTCGGCCATAGTTACGCTGGGCTGGTGGTGGTGGGGGTGGCTGAGGAAGTCCCCGAACGACTCGCACACGTCGTCTACCTCGACGCGCTGGTTCCGATGGGTGACGAGCCTGTCTCGGCATCGGATTTCTATCCACCAGACGAGTGGACAACGATGGAGGCAGCAGCGGAAGGTAACGATGGCGGCTGGCCAATGCCGGACGACCACTCCGGCTGGGTGGGCATTTCGGACGAGGACACACAGTGGATGCGAGAAAAGGCAGCCCCCCACCCATTGAACACGTTCAAACAAGCAGTCGCTACCGAAAATCCGGATGCAACAGCGATTCCATATTCATACATCCTGTGTCAACGAAACGGGATGGATGACGGTGTTCTAGAGATGGTTCGACAGCTCTGTGATGAGCGAGCGTGGGATTTGTACGAGCTAAATACTGGTCATTGGCCGATGGTATCCGCACCTGATAGACTCGCTCAACACCTGCTCGACATTCTCTAG
- a CDS encoding serine hydrolase domain-containing protein — MANVSAPSVDTGTIHGTVAPGFEPVRDVFAENFRDRNELGAAIAVYWRGEPVVDFWGGYRDTDREHPWEADTMVLVASGTKGMTVAAIAVALSRGLFALDDRIADHWPAFAQHGKGEVTVRQLLSHQAGLATLDERLSPEQIADPEFLSDLLASEELDWEPGTRQGYHAFTLGWYASELLRHTDGRTLGQFFADEVAEPLDLEFYIGLPETIPAHRVAELDAFGYLDMLRNLRTMSPRFVLSFFNPWSVTSRALNVLATSEPSDLNSPAFRAVEIPSGNGIGTARSMARLYGELATGGEALGLDEDVFAELTAPPVPPSGDRRDVVIGKETAYAMGYSKPSPDFQFGTSDAAFGTPGAGGSFGFADPDVELGFAYTPNRLGLHLKDDPREVALREAVYECLDRRSSETDSPRPRL; from the coding sequence ATGGCAAATGTCAGCGCGCCGTCCGTGGACACCGGGACGATCCACGGCACTGTCGCGCCCGGGTTCGAGCCGGTCCGTGACGTGTTCGCGGAGAATTTTCGCGACCGCAACGAATTGGGGGCGGCCATCGCCGTCTACTGGCGTGGCGAGCCAGTCGTCGACTTCTGGGGTGGCTACCGGGACACCGACCGCGAGCACCCGTGGGAGGCCGACACGATGGTCCTCGTGGCCTCGGGGACGAAGGGGATGACGGTGGCGGCCATCGCTGTCGCGCTCTCGCGGGGGTTGTTCGCGCTCGACGACCGCATCGCCGACCACTGGCCAGCGTTCGCCCAGCACGGGAAGGGCGAGGTCACGGTCCGACAGTTGCTGAGTCATCAGGCCGGTCTCGCGACGCTCGATGAGCGCCTCTCGCCGGAGCAGATCGCCGACCCGGAGTTCCTCTCGGACCTGCTCGCGAGCGAGGAACTCGACTGGGAGCCCGGCACCCGCCAGGGCTACCACGCGTTCACGCTGGGCTGGTACGCGAGCGAACTGCTCCGGCACACCGACGGACGGACGCTGGGCCAGTTCTTCGCCGACGAGGTGGCCGAGCCGCTCGACCTGGAGTTCTACATCGGGCTCCCCGAGACGATTCCAGCCCACCGCGTGGCGGAACTCGATGCGTTCGGGTATCTTGATATGCTTCGGAACCTCCGCACGATGTCGCCCAGATTCGTCCTGTCGTTCTTCAACCCGTGGTCGGTGACGAGTCGGGCGCTGAACGTCCTCGCCACGAGCGAGCCGAGCGACCTCAACAGTCCAGCGTTCCGTGCAGTCGAGATTCCCTCGGGTAACGGCATCGGGACCGCTCGCTCGATGGCACGGCTGTATGGTGAACTCGCGACGGGCGGCGAAGCGCTGGGGCTCGACGAGGACGTGTTCGCGGAACTGACCGCGCCCCCGGTGCCGCCGTCAGGTGACCGGCGGGACGTCGTCATCGGCAAGGAGACGGCGTACGCGATGGGGTACTCGAAACCGTCGCCCGATTTCCAGTTCGGGACGTCCGACGCCGCGTTCGGCACGCCGGGTGCCGGCGGTTCGTTCGGGTTCGCCGACCCCGACGTGGAACTGGGCTTTGCCTACACACCCAACCGATTGGGCCTCCACCTGAAGGACGATCCCCGGGAGGTGGCACTCAGAGAAGCCGTCTACGAGTGCCTCGACCGCCGAAGTTCGGAGACGGATTCACCTCGTCCCCGACTCTGA
- a CDS encoding DNA-binding protein, with product MSSKNVFGNEVSVDEQAFETADEATVDEDGFEVVDETPAFQATVEMEIQAKVDSNHPDARIEEGPDHLYGKTLEQEERIKAREAELAHISAQAELGRQDGRAERTREVVVEQCGQNDPEVEVDPREKLTQAELAAVNRQAMRISERVEGGWSRAVVAKELARYAAGREDLTKAVLEMLERQKTVPGTVVPIAEVPDVPVGEVTVQGEITTLWEPSAPSIQQVGLIEDESGRTKFTIWERSNQTVVREGETVRFRAAAKNWYNGRCSIALTGWSRIEFPERARWWEA from the coding sequence ATGTCGAGTAAGAACGTCTTTGGTAATGAGGTTTCGGTCGATGAACAGGCATTCGAAACAGCGGACGAAGCGACGGTCGACGAGGACGGTTTCGAGGTCGTCGATGAGACGCCGGCGTTCCAGGCGACGGTCGAGATGGAGATCCAAGCGAAGGTCGATTCGAACCACCCAGACGCGCGGATCGAAGAAGGCCCAGATCACCTCTACGGAAAGACCCTCGAACAGGAAGAGCGCATCAAGGCAAGAGAAGCCGAGTTGGCGCACATCAGTGCCCAGGCCGAACTCGGGCGGCAGGACGGCCGAGCAGAGCGGACACGTGAGGTTGTCGTCGAACAGTGTGGTCAGAACGACCCTGAGGTCGAGGTGGATCCCCGTGAAAAGCTCACGCAGGCGGAACTCGCGGCGGTAAATCGCCAGGCGATGCGGATCAGTGAGCGCGTTGAGGGAGGGTGGTCGCGAGCGGTCGTCGCCAAGGAGTTAGCCAGGTATGCCGCTGGACGGGAGGATCTGACGAAGGCAGTGTTGGAGATGCTGGAGCGACAGAAGACAGTCCCCGGAACGGTTGTTCCGATTGCGGAGGTGCCGGACGTGCCGGTCGGTGAGGTGACCGTGCAAGGTGAGATCACTACGCTCTGGGAGCCCTCTGCACCGAGTATCCAGCAGGTGGGACTGATCGAAGACGAAAGTGGACGAACGAAGTTCACGATCTGGGAGCGCTCGAACCAGACGGTGGTCCGTGAGGGCGAGACGGTCCGGTTCCGGGCGGCTGCGAAAAACTGGTACAATGGCCGGTGCTCGATTGCACTGACGGGCTGGTCGCGAATCGAGTTCCCAGAGCGCGCTCGGTGGTGGGAAGCATAG
- a CDS encoding type II toxin-antitoxin system death-on-curing family toxin, with the protein MDEDSESISYLSAADIRDIHELIVESNAETTAGVSSPGDIEYVVEHIQEGHFGQVPESLHEKAFQLLRLIATNHPFVDGNKRTALMSTRIFYALNGRRFDYDREIKEILKALATDESSVDEDDAVEYLRAHTEPLAAEYEATINLWLARIEGTDQLPTEHDTVDQESHEPNDYDHEPHSEE; encoded by the coding sequence ATGGACGAGGACTCAGAGTCAATCAGCTATCTGTCGGCTGCTGATATCCGTGACATCCACGAGTTGATCGTGGAGTCAAATGCGGAGACGACCGCTGGAGTCTCCTCGCCAGGCGATATTGAATACGTCGTTGAACATATTCAGGAAGGACATTTCGGTCAGGTTCCCGAATCGCTCCATGAGAAGGCATTTCAGCTGCTGCGGCTCATTGCGACGAATCATCCATTCGTCGATGGCAACAAGCGAACAGCGCTCATGTCGACCCGAATTTTCTACGCGCTGAATGGCCGCCGCTTTGACTACGATCGGGAGATCAAAGAGATTCTGAAGGCGCTCGCGACAGATGAGAGCAGTGTCGATGAGGACGACGCGGTCGAGTATCTACGAGCGCACACAGAGCCGCTTGCAGCAGAATACGAGGCAACAATCAACCTGTGGCTGGCACGTATTGAGGGCACAGACCAGCTACCGACGGAGCACGACACAGTCGATCAGGAATCCCACGAACCGAACGATTATGACCACGAACCCCATAGTGAGGAGTAA
- a CDS encoding DUF7342 family protein encodes MSESPRNGVQSWTESMSARDRIRSVAETLREPRSVNWISEQADAAWSTTNEELQDLVDRGQLRRVEAGETTRYQPDYTRLLFEEIRTLIEENTREELRNELAAITEEIEEWQATYDVETWEDLEQSLADGDLSSDELRERRDVITRWEENQEDRRLIKHALELYSDVEAAREQTN; translated from the coding sequence ATGTCCGAATCTCCACGGAATGGCGTCCAGTCGTGGACTGAATCGATGAGCGCCCGCGACCGTATTCGCTCGGTGGCCGAGACGCTTCGTGAACCCCGGTCGGTTAACTGGATCAGCGAACAGGCCGACGCCGCCTGGAGCACGACCAACGAGGAGCTCCAGGATCTCGTCGACCGGGGCCAGCTGCGCCGCGTCGAGGCCGGCGAGACGACGCGCTACCAGCCGGACTACACGCGACTGCTCTTCGAGGAAATCCGCACGCTCATCGAGGAGAACACGCGCGAGGAGTTGCGGAACGAATTGGCCGCGATCACCGAGGAGATCGAGGAGTGGCAGGCGACCTACGATGTCGAGACGTGGGAGGACCTCGAACAGTCGCTCGCCGACGGCGACCTCTCGAGTGACGAGCTTCGTGAACGCCGCGACGTGATTACCCGCTGGGAGGAGAACCAGGAAGACCGCCGCCTCATCAAGCACGCGTTGGAACTCTACTCGGATGTCGAAGCTGCTCGCGAACAGACGAATTGA
- a CDS encoding DEAD/DEAH box helicase, whose product MSQNSTPSLDAILNADTLEATFPDYESQLTETISDPPRAAATVSAAEILPEALADALGVDLYTHQAEAIRELKAGNNVTVATSTSSGKTWVYALYYCLQKLENPDARALFLYPTKALSADQEQAVNDLFNQLGVDAIAETYDGDTKSDRRRLIRDRQDVIISNFAGINQYLNHHMKWRDVFANCELVVIDECHTYTGVHGMHVAWVIRRLRRLLAHHGADPQLVCSTATIGNPQEHAEELTGADFTVIDENGSPHGRRDVGFWQPPLAETDDDVVNELDEDEIPPSLRKNADDEAAKVLVHLAKNDVQTLMFTRSRQGTEIGVKRAIEAARTHPEESYVELEPYHAGLSKRKRRAVENKLNGGQVDGVISTSALELGIDIGSMDATVLAGYPGTRQSFWQRIGRAGRGTTDSLSVFVPRSDAIDQYILNNPAYVLEDNVEDAVIDLSNNPVYGKHLLCAAAERPLTEDDVRWFGPRERLARAIDMWSAAGQLVGDLDRGAQYNGTARPQSRISLYATSDQQYEVRQTDGDIDMEPLDKERVYREYYPGALVLYDGDQYEVTEVVEDRINPYVAVERSKSRSYTQSIHDKQITDITVERSYGLDNGFQLCAGMGTVHINYSAYNVFDMYSGELVEGLLPIDLDPISLRTQLMWIAFPNGIVDQVLAEIPANSYIQPSEGSEFVSMGEREYTVAGGLHGGEHGMIKMAPLELRLENRDMGGLSTLRHPEVGSPVWFIHDTVEGGVGFAHSVYEHFEAVAQRTLERIDSCDCDRDVGCPSCLMSSQCGNQNEPLHRPAAASLLRAALEQVEEAELSNDNSREI is encoded by the coding sequence ATGAGCCAGAACTCCACGCCATCGCTCGACGCGATACTGAATGCGGACACCTTGGAAGCGACATTCCCGGACTACGAGAGCCAACTCACTGAAACGATCTCGGATCCACCACGGGCCGCAGCTACCGTGTCAGCGGCGGAGATCTTACCTGAGGCACTAGCTGACGCCCTCGGGGTCGATCTCTACACCCATCAGGCTGAGGCGATTCGGGAGCTGAAAGCCGGGAACAACGTGACTGTCGCAACGTCGACGTCGTCCGGGAAGACGTGGGTGTACGCGCTCTACTACTGTTTGCAGAAACTCGAGAACCCAGACGCACGGGCGCTATTTCTGTATCCGACGAAGGCACTGAGTGCCGACCAGGAACAGGCGGTCAACGACCTCTTCAACCAGCTCGGGGTCGACGCCATCGCCGAAACGTATGATGGGGACACAAAGTCGGACCGAAGGCGGCTCATCAGGGACCGCCAGGACGTGATTATTTCGAACTTTGCGGGTATCAACCAGTATCTCAATCACCACATGAAGTGGCGCGACGTATTCGCGAACTGTGAGTTAGTGGTCATCGACGAGTGCCACACTTACACCGGCGTTCACGGGATGCATGTCGCGTGGGTCATCCGTCGGCTCCGCCGCCTGCTCGCCCATCATGGCGCGGACCCGCAACTAGTCTGTTCGACAGCGACGATAGGAAACCCTCAAGAACATGCCGAAGAGTTGACTGGAGCGGACTTCACCGTCATTGACGAGAATGGCAGCCCGCACGGTCGCCGGGATGTAGGTTTTTGGCAACCACCGCTCGCGGAGACGGACGATGACGTCGTTAACGAACTTGACGAGGATGAGATTCCACCATCGCTGCGAAAGAATGCTGACGATGAAGCCGCGAAAGTCCTCGTCCACCTCGCGAAAAACGACGTTCAGACATTGATGTTCACGCGGTCCCGGCAGGGTACCGAAATCGGCGTGAAGCGGGCTATCGAAGCTGCACGAACCCATCCCGAAGAGTCGTACGTCGAACTCGAACCGTACCACGCGGGCCTCAGCAAGCGCAAGCGCCGGGCGGTCGAGAATAAGTTGAACGGCGGGCAGGTCGATGGAGTCATCTCGACTAGTGCGCTCGAATTGGGTATCGACATCGGGTCGATGGATGCGACCGTACTCGCTGGCTATCCGGGGACTCGGCAGTCGTTCTGGCAGCGTATCGGCCGCGCTGGCCGCGGTACGACGGACTCGCTTTCGGTGTTCGTCCCGAGGTCTGACGCAATCGACCAGTACATCTTGAACAATCCCGCATATGTCCTCGAGGATAACGTTGAAGACGCCGTCATCGACCTCTCGAACAATCCGGTGTACGGGAAACACCTGCTCTGTGCGGCCGCTGAACGACCACTCACAGAAGATGACGTCCGATGGTTCGGTCCGCGCGAGCGACTGGCGCGCGCCATCGACATGTGGTCGGCTGCCGGGCAACTGGTCGGTGACCTTGACCGCGGAGCGCAGTACAACGGTACCGCTCGTCCACAGAGCCGGATCTCGCTCTATGCGACCAGCGACCAGCAGTACGAGGTACGCCAGACGGACGGCGACATCGACATGGAGCCTCTGGACAAGGAACGTGTCTACCGAGAGTACTACCCCGGCGCTCTGGTCCTGTACGACGGCGATCAGTACGAGGTCACTGAGGTCGTTGAGGATCGTATCAACCCGTACGTCGCCGTCGAGCGGTCAAAATCCAGGAGCTACACGCAGTCCATCCATGACAAGCAGATTACGGACATCACGGTTGAGCGGTCATACGGTCTCGATAATGGGTTTCAACTCTGTGCCGGGATGGGGACCGTCCACATCAACTATAGTGCGTACAACGTCTTCGATATGTACTCCGGTGAACTCGTCGAGGGACTGCTGCCGATCGACCTCGACCCGATATCGTTGCGGACGCAGCTGATGTGGATCGCGTTCCCGAATGGCATCGTTGATCAGGTTCTCGCCGAGATTCCAGCGAATTCCTACATCCAGCCGAGTGAAGGGTCGGAGTTCGTCTCGATGGGTGAGCGAGAGTACACTGTCGCTGGTGGGCTACACGGCGGTGAGCATGGGATGATCAAGATGGCACCTTTGGAACTCCGCTTGGAGAATCGCGACATGGGTGGGCTGTCGACGCTTCGGCACCCAGAGGTCGGGTCGCCAGTATGGTTCATCCACGACACGGTCGAGGGCGGCGTCGGGTTCGCCCACAGCGTCTACGAGCACTTCGAAGCGGTCGCGCAGCGAACCCTGGAGCGGATTGATAGTTGTGACTGTGACCGTGACGTTGGCTGCCCCTCATGTCTGATGAGCAGCCAGTGCGGGAACCAAAACGAACCTTTGCACCGACCGGCCGCGGCCAGCCTCCTCCGGGCCGCCTTAGAGCAAGTCGAGGAGGCTGAGCTCAGCAACGATAATAGTAGAGAAATATAA
- a CDS encoding ribonuclease H-like domain-containing protein codes for MRDIVQYFDSDIVFTPDRVHEPFLETHVGDTATIATQPLSGSSPRGLARQNDVRLSWISSPADLERVARNKRVGPPNGSTHSFLLSDCLSLSVDLVNLDARLDGLKEYRAPLDEHGIVGAFTHLTTKANPEYRAIWAGVDVQGVMPGATEQQGIAQASIAHFDLQPDGIVGAKTRQLKRFGLTSADQVGRRRATTLRQAGVQSRADLATGSVYEISSLDGFGQKTARTAIESAQVIEQGEIRKSSGAKLPETQPIFIDIETDGLNPTMIWLIGVLAPGEDDHYMSFLETDPTQPAVALDAFLSWLVANGEGRPIVAYNGWNFDFPVITEHIADHCAQYLDFWESTYRFDLYDWAVNKKNAILPGLTNKLEDVAQALGWEPLDTGLTGGEVGRLFQRYAENPCPATELDWNRHETYCEDDVRSLAYVYNRIRDSTNRMTTNSGNGGSSIAESTSQGTLHDF; via the coding sequence ATGCGAGACATCGTCCAGTACTTCGATTCCGACATTGTCTTCACCCCGGACCGCGTTCACGAACCATTCCTCGAAACTCATGTCGGGGATACCGCGACGATCGCGACCCAGCCACTCAGTGGTAGCAGTCCGCGCGGACTCGCCCGACAAAACGACGTGCGATTAAGCTGGATATCCTCACCGGCAGACCTCGAACGAGTCGCCCGAAACAAACGGGTTGGACCACCGAATGGCAGTACGCACTCGTTCCTCCTGTCCGACTGTCTCTCGCTGTCCGTCGATCTCGTCAATCTGGATGCTCGGCTTGACGGCCTCAAGGAATATCGTGCGCCGCTGGACGAACACGGGATTGTTGGTGCGTTCACCCATCTCACCACCAAGGCGAATCCGGAGTACCGTGCAATATGGGCGGGCGTCGATGTGCAAGGCGTCATGCCTGGCGCGACTGAGCAACAGGGCATCGCGCAGGCTAGCATCGCCCACTTCGACCTACAGCCTGACGGCATCGTAGGTGCAAAAACGCGACAATTGAAACGATTCGGATTGACGTCCGCCGACCAAGTCGGCCGCAGACGGGCGACAACACTCCGACAGGCAGGTGTTCAATCACGTGCAGACCTCGCGACGGGCTCTGTCTATGAAATATCGTCGCTGGATGGCTTCGGCCAGAAGACTGCCCGAACGGCGATTGAATCGGCTCAAGTCATCGAACAGGGTGAGATTCGGAAATCCTCCGGTGCGAAGCTCCCCGAAACCCAGCCGATTTTCATCGACATCGAAACTGACGGGCTCAACCCGACGATGATCTGGCTGATCGGCGTCCTTGCGCCTGGTGAGGATGACCATTACATGTCGTTTCTCGAAACGGACCCGACGCAGCCTGCCGTAGCTCTGGATGCCTTTCTTTCCTGGCTAGTCGCAAACGGGGAAGGTCGGCCAATCGTGGCCTATAACGGCTGGAACTTCGACTTCCCGGTCATCACCGAACACATCGCGGACCACTGTGCACAGTATCTCGACTTCTGGGAGAGCACGTACCGGTTCGACCTCTACGACTGGGCAGTCAACAAGAAGAACGCGATTCTGCCTGGTCTGACGAATAAACTCGAGGACGTTGCGCAAGCACTCGGCTGGGAGCCACTCGACACTGGCTTGACGGGTGGCGAGGTTGGCCGCTTGTTCCAGCGCTATGCTGAGAACCCGTGCCCGGCGACGGAACTGGACTGGAATCGCCACGAGACATATTGCGAGGACGATGTCCGATCGCTCGCGTATGTCTACAACCGGATCAGGGACTCGACGAACCGAATGACGACAAACAGCGGTAACGGGGGGTCTTCGATTGCCGAGTCAACCTCGCAGGGCACCCTGCATGATTTCTAA
- the tnpC gene encoding IS66 family transposase, with protein MNGDDLTKEELLSRFLQLEQRVEELEQELTQKNKRIEEQNEQIEELEARLRKYENPHTPPSKRRSATPRSPTSDSDEDDDNVRTDGGTPGRNDGHDPEWRTVSDPDEEVEVTCDCCPECGEDLDESVGVSPRLVEEIPDPQPPVVTRYNRHCYECESCGTATVASHPDCPDEGQFGVNVIAQAALSRYEQRLPYRKIADRFEQLCGLELSGASAWHATERAARAGRCEYEQIRRHIQDADVVHVDETGVKRDGDQAWIWTFRTAEHTLYAVRESRGHDVPAEVLGEDFAGTVVCDGWTAYPAFTSNLQRCWAHLLREAEDVADDHKKGERIHRSLRQMYVGLQAWLETDPTVRERAQMHRSARAELTSLVERSETDGAVATLLGKIEGGLDHWLTFVGEPAVSPTNNAAENALREPVVLRKIIGTLRNDHGMFVHETLLSLLATWRQQGRNPYEELKRVARDNEMISRAQAVPVVEPSG; from the coding sequence GTGAACGGGGACGATCTCACCAAGGAGGAACTGCTTTCTCGCTTTCTTCAACTTGAGCAGCGGGTCGAAGAACTCGAACAGGAACTCACTCAGAAGAACAAGCGGATCGAAGAACAGAACGAGCAGATCGAGGAACTCGAAGCACGGCTTCGCAAGTACGAAAATCCACACACCCCGCCCAGCAAACGACGGTCGGCGACCCCTCGGTCGCCGACCTCGGACAGTGACGAGGACGACGATAACGTCCGTACTGACGGCGGAACACCGGGTCGGAACGACGGACACGATCCAGAGTGGCGAACAGTGTCTGATCCCGATGAGGAAGTTGAGGTCACCTGCGACTGCTGTCCAGAGTGTGGTGAGGATCTCGACGAGTCGGTGGGCGTCAGCCCCCGACTCGTCGAAGAGATTCCCGATCCACAGCCGCCTGTCGTCACCCGGTACAACCGTCACTGCTACGAGTGTGAGTCCTGTGGAACCGCAACTGTTGCCTCACACCCCGACTGCCCCGATGAGGGGCAGTTCGGGGTGAACGTCATCGCACAGGCCGCACTCTCCCGGTACGAGCAGCGACTTCCCTACCGGAAGATCGCTGATCGCTTCGAGCAGCTCTGTGGGTTGGAGCTTTCGGGCGCGTCCGCGTGGCACGCGACCGAGCGCGCTGCGCGCGCCGGTCGCTGCGAGTACGAACAAATCCGTCGCCACATCCAGGACGCTGATGTCGTCCACGTCGACGAAACCGGCGTCAAACGTGACGGTGACCAAGCGTGGATCTGGACGTTCAGGACGGCCGAGCACACGCTGTACGCCGTCAGAGAGAGCCGTGGTCATGATGTTCCCGCGGAAGTCCTCGGTGAGGACTTCGCGGGAACGGTCGTTTGTGACGGCTGGACGGCGTATCCGGCCTTCACCAGCAACCTCCAGCGGTGTTGGGCCCACTTGCTCCGTGAGGCCGAAGACGTCGCCGACGACCACAAGAAGGGAGAGCGGATTCACCGATCTCTCAGGCAGATGTACGTCGGTCTCCAGGCGTGGCTGGAGACCGACCCAACAGTCCGTGAACGGGCACAGATGCATCGGTCTGCCCGGGCCGAACTCACCTCGCTCGTTGAGCGGTCAGAGACCGACGGAGCAGTGGCAACACTGCTCGGGAAGATCGAAGGTGGGCTCGACCACTGGCTCACCTTCGTCGGTGAGCCAGCGGTCTCACCGACGAACAATGCTGCCGAGAACGCGCTTCGTGAGCCGGTCGTTCTCCGGAAAATCATCGGGACGCTCCGTAACGACCATGGAATGTTCGTCCACGAGACGTTGCTGTCCCTGCTGGCGACGTGGCGCCAGCAGGGACGCAACCCCTACGAGGAACTCAAGCGAGTTGCCCGAGACAACGAGATGATTTCACGGGCGCAAGCTGTGCCGGTTGTCGAGCCCTCGGGGTAA
- a CDS encoding MEDS domain-containing protein, with protein MDHDRLTGRDAVSGTSSPPRDPGETVAGPTVRGPERESETPDLHHHVALLYATQDQQFAAVVPLIRDGLERGERCLYICDDNPREDVERAMRAAGIDVDAAVEAGDLSFHSKEGTFLRNGAFEPEEVIAFADEMTRTATEEGSYDAIRIAGEMTWALDGEHSVDRLIEYEETLNGVFPELDCVGICQYNVDRFSPEIINQIVRSHPNLVYDGTVGRDFYYIPSEYVFSPN; from the coding sequence ATGGACCACGACCGACTGACCGGTCGGGACGCCGTCTCCGGTACCTCGTCACCGCCGCGCGATCCCGGGGAGACCGTCGCCGGTCCGACCGTCCGCGGGCCGGAGCGAGAGTCCGAGACGCCCGACCTCCACCACCACGTCGCCCTGCTCTATGCGACCCAGGACCAGCAGTTCGCCGCCGTCGTTCCCCTGATCCGGGACGGCCTCGAGCGGGGGGAGCGCTGTCTCTACATCTGCGACGACAACCCGCGGGAGGACGTCGAGCGGGCGATGCGGGCCGCCGGGATCGACGTCGACGCCGCGGTCGAGGCCGGCGATCTCTCGTTTCACTCGAAGGAGGGTACCTTCCTCCGGAACGGGGCGTTCGAGCCGGAGGAGGTGATCGCCTTCGCGGACGAGATGACCCGAACGGCGACCGAGGAGGGGTCGTACGACGCGATCCGGATCGCCGGCGAGATGACGTGGGCGCTCGACGGCGAACACAGCGTCGACCGGCTGATCGAGTACGAGGAGACGCTCAACGGCGTGTTTCCGGAACTCGACTGTGTCGGCATCTGTCAGTACAACGTCGACCGCTTCTCCCCCGAGATAATAAACCAGATCGTCCGGTCGCACCCGAACCTCGTCTACGACGGGACGGTCGGTCGGGACTTCTACTACATCCCGTCCGAGTATGTGTTTAGCCCGAACTGA